A stretch of the Longimicrobiaceae bacterium genome encodes the following:
- a CDS encoding helix-turn-helix domain-containing protein codes for MSPETAYALLRRYETEGAAAWSDRSRRPEHSPRQTSAEMEERVLALRDADPNWGGRKL; via the coding sequence ATCTCGCCGGAGACGGCGTATGCGCTGCTGCGCCGGTACGAGACAGAAGGAGCGGCGGCGTGGTCGGATCGCTCGCGGCGTCCTGAGCACAGCCCGCGGCAGACGTCTGCCGAGATGGAGGAACGCGTGCTGGCGCTGCGCGATGCGGACCCGAACTGGGGCGGTCGGAAGCT